From Anaerohalosphaera lusitana, one genomic window encodes:
- a CDS encoding sulfotransferase, which produces MPYEKRIIIGGLPRSGSTLLRFMLDAASTIISGPETAFFTQPLFQQQATIARLAQRLADKLNICPERLTEAVITAPTSCQAYDSISDLMGENAGISKPCWAEKSPRNCFSYHRLHAENPNFYFISTIRHGLDVVTSVVKNHPNNANQYWCPIQRYVDTMLAIYSFKSPRHLIVKYEDMVTSPQKTMNQIFAFLGLKYEDHIIQSFRQPASTRDLTKVHQPKLKQEISSDWINRWKALQHSERVNEFMQHSKAVYWLEHSGYELPQRSYT; this is translated from the coding sequence ATGCCATACGAAAAACGCATTATAATAGGAGGTCTTCCCCGTTCTGGGTCAACCTTACTTAGGTTTATGCTTGATGCCGCTTCCACAATTATTTCGGGTCCGGAGACTGCTTTCTTCACTCAGCCCCTGTTTCAACAGCAGGCCACAATCGCTCGTCTTGCCCAAAGACTTGCCGATAAACTAAATATATGTCCCGAACGCCTCACAGAGGCCGTTATAACCGCGCCAACTTCCTGCCAAGCATATGATTCTATCTCCGATCTGATGGGTGAAAACGCTGGCATCTCAAAACCTTGCTGGGCAGAAAAGTCCCCCCGCAACTGTTTCTCTTATCACAGGCTACATGCCGAGAATCCTAATTTTTATTTCATAAGCACCATTAGGCACGGCCTTGACGTAGTAACTTCTGTGGTAAAAAACCATCCAAACAATGCAAATCAGTATTGGTGCCCCATCCAACGCTATGTCGACACCATGCTTGCGATCTACTCGTTCAAGAGCCCACGTCATTTAATTGTAAAATACGAAGACATGGTCACCTCACCACAAAAAACAATGAATCAAATATTTGCCTTTTTGGGGCTTAAATACGAGGACCATATAATTCAAAGCTTCCGCCAACCAGCTTCGACTCGTGATCTCACAAAGGTGCACCAGCCAAAATTGAAGCAGGAAATCAGTTCAGACTGGATTAACAGATGGAAAGCCCTGCAGCATAGTGAACGTGTGAATGAATTCATGCAACATTCCAAAGCGGTGTATTGGCTTGAACATTCAGGCTATGAACTCCCACAAAGATCTTATACATGA
- a CDS encoding transposase encodes MLPKHKQSPKGGRKPRSNREVFEGICWVLRSGARWKDLPDRYPSASTCWRRLQQWEEQGVWLKMWRKFLSELDEQGQLEWEETFADGCFASAKKGGHRLEKPNAERVRSGWWWSMARESLSVLTSIRPRLVR; translated from the coding sequence TTGCTGCCGAAGCACAAACAGTCGCCCAAAGGCGGACGCAAGCCGCGTAGCAACCGGGAAGTTTTCGAAGGCATTTGCTGGGTCCTTCGAAGCGGGGCCAGGTGGAAGGACCTGCCCGACAGGTACCCCTCAGCGAGCACCTGCTGGCGTAGATTGCAGCAGTGGGAAGAGCAGGGAGTGTGGCTCAAAATGTGGCGTAAGTTCTTGTCAGAGCTGGACGAACAGGGCCAGCTCGAATGGGAAGAGACCTTCGCCGACGGCTGTTTCGCCTCGGCAAAAAAAGGGGGCCACAGATTGGAAAAACCAAACGCGGAAAGGGTACGAAGTGGATGGTGGTGGTCGATGGCCAGGGAGTCCCTCTCGGTGCTCACCTCGATTCGGCCTCGCCTAGTGAGATAA
- a CDS encoding IS5 family transposase: MVVVDGQGVPLGAHLDSASPSEIKLLEPTIEKIAVPRRGRGRPRKNPTRIVADKGYDSDPLRERLARRNIELICPYRKNNKQKKYHDGRKMRRYKRRWTVERTFAWLGNFRRLVVRYEREIKMYQAFFHIACLIITLRQF, translated from the coding sequence ATGGTGGTGGTCGATGGCCAGGGAGTCCCTCTCGGTGCTCACCTCGATTCGGCCTCGCCTAGTGAGATAAAGCTGCTGGAGCCGACTATCGAAAAGATTGCTGTGCCGCGAAGAGGCCGCGGGCGTCCGCGAAAAAATCCGACTCGCATCGTTGCTGACAAGGGCTACGACAGCGACCCGCTCCGTGAGAGACTGGCCAGACGCAACATTGAATTGATTTGCCCGTACCGGAAAAACAACAAGCAGAAGAAATATCATGATGGCCGAAAAATGCGGCGTTATAAGCGTAGATGGACGGTTGAGCGGACTTTTGCCTGGCTGGGCAACTTCCGCCGACTGGTCGTTCGGTATGAAAGAGAGATTAAAATGTATCAGGCGTTTTTTCATATCGCATGCTTGATTATTACGCTAAGGCAGTTTTGA
- a CDS encoding IS5 family transposase — protein MMQVGLFDWQTRFEQLDNSGDPLVKLNEIVDWEQFRKTLEIVRDKKRKSNAGRKPFDVILMFKILILDSLYNISDDQLEFQIRDRISFMRFLGLGIGDRVPDAKTIWLFREQLTEAGLVENLFTQFDEFLRKNGFSAKKGQIVDASIVAVPKQRNTRDENKSIKNGEVPENWSDTKKRQKDTDARWVQKNGVNYYGYKNHIDIDVKHKFIRSCEVTPASVHDSNVFEDLLDANNSSKDVWADSAYGSTEKRDNIKEEGYRGHIQRKGCRYKKLTQRQIEANYKRSKTRSRVEHVFGIQKMRAGNLIIRTIGIARAKTKICMRNLAYNIDRYCLLARL, from the coding sequence ATGATGCAAGTAGGACTTTTCGACTGGCAGACTCGTTTTGAACAACTCGACAACAGCGGCGACCCACTTGTCAAGCTTAATGAAATAGTCGACTGGGAGCAATTTCGCAAAACCCTTGAGATTGTCAGAGATAAAAAACGAAAGTCCAACGCAGGCAGAAAACCCTTTGATGTTATACTCATGTTCAAGATATTGATACTTGATTCCCTGTACAATATATCCGACGATCAGCTCGAATTTCAGATAAGGGATCGTATTTCCTTCATGCGTTTTCTCGGTCTGGGTATTGGCGACAGAGTGCCTGATGCAAAGACCATATGGCTTTTCAGAGAACAGCTCACCGAAGCCGGCCTTGTCGAAAACCTTTTTACTCAGTTCGACGAGTTTCTGCGTAAAAACGGCTTTTCTGCCAAAAAAGGCCAGATCGTGGATGCCAGTATTGTAGCGGTTCCAAAGCAGCGTAACACCAGAGATGAGAATAAATCCATCAAGAACGGCGAGGTTCCCGAAAACTGGAGCGATACCAAGAAACGCCAGAAAGACACCGATGCACGCTGGGTGCAGAAGAACGGCGTAAACTACTATGGCTATAAGAACCATATTGATATTGATGTTAAGCACAAGTTTATTCGCAGCTGTGAAGTAACGCCTGCCTCTGTTCATGACAGCAATGTCTTTGAAGACTTGCTTGATGCAAACAACAGCAGCAAGGATGTATGGGCCGATTCTGCCTACGGCTCGACGGAAAAACGGGATAACATTAAAGAAGAAGGCTACCGCGGCCATATTCAACGAAAAGGCTGTCGTTATAAAAAACTGACTCAGCGTCAGATAGAAGCTAATTATAAACGTTCGAAAACTCGCAGCCGAGTTGAGCATGTCTTCGGCATACAGAAGATGCGGGCGGGCAACTTGATCATTCGAACTATAGGAATAGCCAGGGCCAAGACGAAAATTTGTATGCGAAACCTTGCGTATAATATAGACAGATACTGCCTGCTGGCTCGACTTTAG
- a CDS encoding class I SAM-dependent methyltransferase → MSVPVYKNPKQALKATDQFYANQAGFQYTEELVTDWTRKFVNIPAKGNVLDLCCGDGIWSRGFQVNNPQLDLYGVDISEGGIEKAKRLLDTDDEHFFVCNVEVELPFSDNFFDLIFARGPGLYNQHSMDRPQTIRVIEQWHNKLSDRGLFYSIFASRPEVMGTYTPMKNVKLPYNRSPRKSDTIDFSGGKYHHTIQSFLTPFWKASNVEVKKYSFFNNLHVLITRKKVD, encoded by the coding sequence ATGAGCGTGCCAGTATATAAAAATCCTAAACAAGCACTGAAGGCTACCGACCAGTTTTATGCAAATCAGGCGGGCTTCCAATATACCGAAGAGCTCGTCACCGACTGGACTCGCAAATTCGTAAATATTCCCGCTAAAGGAAACGTACTCGATCTCTGCTGCGGTGACGGCATCTGGTCCAGAGGTTTTCAGGTCAATAATCCACAACTCGATCTTTACGGCGTCGACATTTCCGAAGGAGGCATTGAAAAAGCAAAACGCCTGCTCGATACTGACGACGAGCATTTCTTCGTCTGCAACGTAGAAGTCGAATTGCCGTTTTCTGATAATTTTTTCGACCTTATTTTTGCCCGAGGTCCCGGACTCTACAACCAGCATAGCATGGATCGTCCCCAGACGATCCGCGTCATCGAACAGTGGCACAATAAGCTGAGTGACCGCGGGCTTTTTTATTCCATTTTTGCATCTCGGCCCGAAGTAATGGGCACTTATACCCCTATGAAAAATGTGAAGCTTCCTTATAACCGCTCACCACGCAAAAGCGATACCATAGATTTCTCCGGGGGCAAGTACCACCATACGATTCAGTCTTTTTTGACGCCATTCTGGAAGGCGAGCAATGTCGAGGTGAAAAAGTACTCCTTTTTCAACAATCTGCACGTCCTTATCACCCGTAAAAAAGTCGACTAG
- a CDS encoding sulfotransferase: MSISPTYFEYLTHFGQTETLYQLHKQPASNMIALRHDVDHDLDLALEMAWHEHDRNCAATYFLLHTAPYWQDPHLIEKCLQLQDFGHEVSLHINALTEWYAGTIDDVAKSLQNILMPLAEAGVKVKGISAHGDKACYHQSFINYWCFAEFKPDDPSISENGLSAEGIKVIDPAFQIPYPESEILRRADGQTFDLWSLSASEIGIEYDACHLQFDKYFTDSGGNWIRSENPLSIDLSEDRHQILMHPIHWRGPQKVFFFLSAARSGSKWLTNMLDQATPLSARHEFTLNHSFAEGEPKLVKRTGPGFVQLAENKEKIRELLGESHTFVQKLPNDYAEANVYLEQFIPELQEEFPEAQLIHLFRQPRDVVRSIMNRDWYAAPEDNAHPRLDVPNFEQLPQFAKACWYVRKANETLSKVCKRQIKFERMVNDEEYLREKLKLLDIPYYPRLAAREFQKVINANQNNQLPVYDHWSPRQKRIFDSILGKMDSASYGCTLDFIESAAIFIENARFSLISLFRKVLGTRAVAIPLDLSREGITCKNCDVEHRADGLFIKPDGKGHAHVLMAGGSWKKTSPPSGFEIKSGHYYKGSLSSATPNQNHQASIMCLVYNKSGNLLSKQNLAAVSHESPRADFAFRPKVNAGRFNLAIYIPVGKMQQGLTVNDIDLHAVPYLEKL; encoded by the coding sequence ATGTCTATATCACCAACGTACTTCGAATATCTAACACACTTCGGGCAGACAGAAACACTGTATCAACTCCACAAACAACCTGCTTCGAACATGATCGCGCTTCGACATGACGTTGACCACGACCTCGACTTGGCCCTGGAAATGGCCTGGCATGAACATGACCGGAATTGTGCCGCTACATATTTCCTGCTCCACACTGCTCCATACTGGCAGGATCCACACTTGATTGAAAAGTGCCTTCAACTGCAAGACTTTGGACACGAAGTCTCGCTGCATATAAACGCTCTTACAGAGTGGTACGCCGGCACAATAGACGACGTTGCAAAAAGTCTGCAAAATATATTGATGCCGCTTGCAGAAGCAGGTGTCAAAGTAAAGGGTATAAGTGCTCACGGCGATAAAGCCTGTTATCACCAAAGTTTTATTAATTACTGGTGTTTTGCAGAGTTCAAACCCGATGATCCATCTATCTCCGAAAACGGACTTTCCGCCGAGGGCATCAAGGTTATTGATCCAGCATTCCAAATTCCATATCCCGAATCCGAAATACTGAGACGTGCGGACGGACAAACATTTGATCTTTGGTCCTTATCTGCTTCAGAAATCGGTATTGAGTACGACGCATGCCATTTACAATTTGATAAATACTTCACCGACTCAGGAGGCAATTGGATTAGGTCGGAGAACCCGCTGAGCATCGATCTGAGCGAGGACAGGCACCAGATTCTCATGCACCCCATCCATTGGCGAGGTCCCCAAAAAGTATTTTTCTTCTTGTCAGCAGCCAGGAGCGGCTCAAAATGGCTTACCAATATGCTCGATCAAGCCACGCCCCTGTCAGCCAGGCACGAATTCACTCTCAATCATTCATTTGCCGAAGGCGAACCAAAGCTGGTTAAACGTACGGGTCCGGGCTTTGTCCAACTCGCGGAAAATAAAGAAAAGATTAGAGAGCTTCTTGGCGAATCACATACTTTTGTGCAAAAACTGCCAAATGATTACGCAGAAGCGAACGTGTACCTGGAACAGTTTATTCCGGAGCTGCAGGAGGAGTTCCCCGAGGCCCAGCTCATCCATCTTTTTAGGCAGCCCAGAGATGTAGTTCGTTCTATTATGAATCGCGACTGGTACGCGGCACCTGAAGACAACGCTCACCCGCGTCTGGATGTCCCTAATTTTGAACAACTCCCACAGTTTGCGAAAGCCTGCTGGTACGTCCGCAAGGCAAATGAGACTCTAAGCAAAGTTTGTAAACGACAAATCAAGTTTGAACGCATGGTCAACGACGAAGAATATTTACGAGAAAAACTGAAACTACTGGACATCCCCTACTACCCACGGTTGGCCGCACGCGAGTTCCAGAAGGTCATAAACGCCAACCAGAATAACCAGCTCCCCGTATATGATCATTGGTCACCCAGACAAAAAAGGATTTTCGACTCTATACTTGGCAAAATGGATTCTGCCTCGTATGGCTGCACTCTCGATTTTATTGAAAGTGCAGCGATCTTCATTGAAAATGCAAGATTCTCGCTCATTTCGCTTTTCCGGAAAGTTTTGGGAACCAGGGCTGTTGCAATTCCTCTGGACCTCTCTAGAGAAGGCATAACCTGCAAGAACTGTGATGTAGAGCATCGCGCAGACGGGCTCTTTATTAAGCCTGACGGAAAAGGACACGCACATGTTCTGATGGCTGGAGGCTCCTGGAAAAAGACTTCGCCTCCTTCGGGGTTCGAAATTAAGAGCGGCCATTATTACAAAGGATCACTATCTTCAGCCACACCGAACCAAAATCATCAGGCATCTATAATGTGCCTGGTATACAACAAGTCCGGCAACCTGCTTTCCAAACAAAATCTTGCTGCCGTCAGTCATGAGTCACCGCGGGCAGATTTCGCTTTTCGACCAAAAGTCAATGCTGGTAGATTCAATCTGGCAATTTACATACCGGTTGGCAAGATGCAACAAGGACTGACAGTCAATGACATAGATTTGCACGCTGTACCATACTTGGAAAAACTATAA
- a CDS encoding glycosyltransferase family 4 protein, translated as MPLKICMFVFNNCQHDSRVLKEAGTLARAGHDVRIIALLDKDSLPLEERDGFKIIRIERDPIHYRILRAIRIGTWKHTLTRPLSCIRRLLVRIPKAAVRTSRSFLSKFKRRRLKSSAKLKASFLRRSFNKTVDAALDYHNHVKTIGARTHIRQNFKKHPIYFLIIGWLIISAYLFTRYGYVIAKISICRPLIILWARHLRSILKLHIIRFLKILWARHLRRIYNLGICRPFIVLETRLSRSLNNFFYGCCKKLLMRFHRPLCFLDYYNRSYPRVLTDPADVYHAHDLNTLPLAYKLHKKTGGSIVYDSHEFYVERNRANKTTPFHKFLLKRFEAFYVKNCEHVITVSSSIGKELKKRYSVKQLSIILNAPQRTDSACLTTNENITLRSQIGIDANKKIILYVGNISLNRGLENLIQSLSYLDNCVLVMMGKATQTYADKLCEVAVDSGVSDQVHFFGPVPQKQVIKYASSADIGAAPILNACLSYYYCLPNKLFECMSAGLPTIGSNFPELKKVIEGYGIGKTFDPESPQDIADAVKYILADENALNEMRKRSLEASEVFNWQNEAEKLLAIYEALDFKPEVYPQIVSA; from the coding sequence ATGCCGTTAAAAATCTGTATGTTTGTTTTTAATAACTGTCAGCATGATTCAAGAGTACTCAAAGAAGCAGGTACTTTGGCCAGGGCAGGACATGATGTAAGAATAATCGCCCTGCTCGACAAAGACTCTCTGCCTCTTGAAGAACGCGACGGGTTCAAGATCATCCGCATAGAACGCGACCCGATCCATTACCGTATACTTCGGGCAATACGCATAGGCACGTGGAAACATACTTTAACCCGGCCGCTATCCTGCATCCGTCGTCTACTGGTCCGCATTCCCAAAGCTGCGGTTCGCACTTCACGCTCATTCCTGTCCAAATTTAAGCGACGCCGCCTCAAATCTTCAGCAAAGCTAAAAGCTTCTTTTTTACGGCGATCCTTTAACAAAACAGTAGATGCGGCCCTCGACTACCACAACCACGTAAAAACAATCGGCGCGCGAACACATATTCGACAAAATTTCAAAAAACATCCGATCTACTTTTTAATAATAGGCTGGTTGATCATTTCTGCTTATCTATTCACGCGATATGGCTATGTGATTGCAAAAATTTCTATTTGCCGCCCATTAATAATCTTGTGGGCTCGGCATCTTAGAAGTATTCTAAAACTTCATATCATTCGATTCTTAAAGATACTGTGGGCCCGACACTTGCGAAGAATATATAATCTCGGAATCTGTCGCCCTTTTATAGTCTTAGAAACTCGATTATCACGCAGTCTGAACAATTTCTTTTATGGGTGCTGCAAGAAACTTCTAATGAGATTTCACCGCCCTCTTTGCTTTTTAGACTATTATAATCGCAGTTATCCTCGTGTCCTCACTGACCCGGCAGATGTATATCATGCTCACGATCTCAACACACTGCCCCTGGCCTACAAGTTACACAAGAAAACTGGTGGCTCTATTGTTTACGACTCCCACGAGTTTTACGTTGAGCGAAACAGAGCGAACAAGACAACTCCGTTTCATAAGTTCCTTCTCAAAAGATTCGAAGCCTTTTACGTCAAAAACTGCGAACACGTTATAACCGTCAGCAGCTCCATAGGTAAAGAACTGAAAAAACGGTACTCGGTTAAACAACTGTCAATCATATTGAACGCGCCGCAACGTACCGATTCTGCTTGTTTGACAACGAACGAAAACATAACTTTACGATCACAGATCGGCATCGATGCAAATAAGAAGATAATCCTCTATGTGGGCAACATCAGCCTTAACAGAGGACTCGAAAATCTGATACAAAGTCTTTCGTATTTAGACAACTGCGTTCTCGTTATGATGGGCAAAGCAACGCAAACCTACGCCGACAAGCTATGCGAAGTGGCAGTTGATTCAGGCGTCAGCGACCAGGTACATTTTTTCGGACCTGTACCGCAAAAACAGGTAATAAAGTATGCATCATCCGCAGACATTGGGGCAGCTCCTATTCTCAATGCATGTCTGAGCTATTATTACTGCCTGCCGAACAAGCTCTTCGAGTGCATGTCTGCTGGCCTGCCGACAATCGGCAGCAACTTCCCCGAACTTAAAAAAGTCATAGAGGGCTACGGTATAGGAAAAACATTCGATCCGGAAAGCCCCCAGGACATTGCCGACGCCGTTAAATACATCCTTGCCGATGAAAATGCACTCAACGAAATGCGCAAAAGATCCCTCGAGGCTTCTGAAGTATTTAACTGGCAAAATGAAGCCGAAAAGTTGCTGGCAATTTATGAAGCCCTAGATTTCAAACCGGAAGTTTACCCGCAAATAGTTTCAGCTTAG
- a CDS encoding glycosyltransferase family 2 protein, with protein sequence MTISIKPSQDHPDVSIVMPCRNEEAHIAQCIQSVLDQDYPADNYELLIVDGMSDDQTRKIVHDNFGNTENIRVIDNPARTTPHALNAGIKNARGQIIMIMGAHAHYASDYVSKCVKSLLSTDADNVGGICRVLCDDKNLLHRSIAAALSSPFGVGNSYFRIGTAERRYVDTVFGGCYRKEIFEKIGLFDTDLLRGQDTEFNARLRKNGGKILLDPQIVSAYVARDTLKKLVKMEWQYGYFKPLVIKKVGGLFTLRQTVPPAFVLTLGILLVTSFFSLLSFYILLSLLLLYLSVNIPASTSIALRKGIGQILFLPVIFAIIHFCWGTGFLAGTIDFILLSKESKEGLTDISLTR encoded by the coding sequence ATGACGATTTCTATAAAACCTTCACAAGATCACCCCGACGTTTCCATCGTAATGCCCTGCCGAAATGAAGAGGCGCACATCGCCCAATGCATACAATCCGTGCTCGACCAGGACTATCCTGCGGACAATTACGAACTGTTGATCGTGGACGGCATGAGTGACGATCAGACCCGCAAGATAGTACACGATAATTTCGGAAACACCGAAAATATCAGAGTTATTGACAACCCGGCAAGAACTACACCCCACGCCCTCAATGCGGGCATCAAAAACGCACGGGGGCAGATCATAATGATCATGGGAGCTCACGCACACTACGCAAGCGATTACGTCTCTAAGTGTGTGAAATCATTGCTCTCAACAGACGCAGACAATGTTGGAGGTATCTGCCGTGTTCTCTGTGATGACAAAAACCTTCTGCACAGATCGATTGCTGCCGCTCTGAGCTCCCCCTTCGGGGTGGGCAATTCCTATTTCCGGATCGGCACTGCCGAAAGGCGATATGTCGACACAGTCTTCGGAGGCTGCTATCGCAAGGAAATCTTCGAAAAAATCGGTCTTTTCGACACCGACCTCCTTCGTGGACAGGATACTGAGTTCAACGCAAGACTGCGAAAAAATGGCGGAAAGATACTGCTCGACCCTCAAATTGTTTCCGCTTATGTAGCAAGAGACACGCTCAAAAAGCTCGTCAAGATGGAATGGCAGTACGGATATTTCAAGCCGCTGGTAATCAAAAAAGTCGGCGGGCTCTTTACCCTTCGGCAAACGGTCCCCCCGGCATTCGTTTTGACATTGGGCATTTTGCTCGTCACGTCTTTTTTCTCCCTGCTGTCCTTCTATATCTTACTTTCATTACTTCTTTTGTATCTCTCGGTCAATATCCCTGCCTCTACCTCAATAGCCCTTAGAAAAGGAATAGGCCAAATTTTATTTTTACCTGTCATCTTTGCCATCATCCATTTTTGCTGGGGCACAGGTTTTCTTGCAGGCACAATAGATTTCATTCTGCTTTCCAAAGAATCAAAGGAAGGCCTCACAGACATTTCACTTACCAGATAA
- a CDS encoding sugar transferase yields the protein MPKYKDIDEILICEKIHEDSQLNLLIFLFLKSKVDVIFSPDLYDELLSNNLTEKTSIQFLSTFLGKKSGWEEFLIWSVDIISSIALLILTLPITIPTAMLIKLTSPGPVFYLQRRAGKDGKFFTLIKFRTMVDDAEHKTGPVLAQENDQRVTKLGRFLRQTRIDELPQLINIIKGDMSMVGPRPERPHFAKLHKALRGIRLAVKPGLTGLAQIRSSYDIKPEHKKKYDYLYIQRRSALLNIYLMIKTLPIILLRKGI from the coding sequence ATGCCCAAGTACAAGGACATTGATGAAATACTGATTTGTGAAAAAATCCACGAGGACTCGCAGCTTAACCTGCTGATTTTTCTTTTTCTAAAATCTAAAGTGGATGTAATTTTCAGCCCAGACTTATACGATGAGCTGCTTAGCAATAATTTGACAGAAAAAACTTCTATTCAGTTTCTTTCAACATTCCTCGGCAAAAAATCCGGCTGGGAGGAATTTCTGATTTGGTCCGTAGACATTATCTCCAGCATTGCGCTTCTCATACTCACCCTGCCGATAACCATTCCAACTGCCATGCTGATCAAGTTGACGTCGCCGGGCCCTGTCTTCTACCTGCAAAGACGAGCCGGGAAGGACGGTAAATTTTTTACGTTGATCAAGTTCCGCACAATGGTTGACGATGCCGAGCACAAGACCGGACCTGTCCTCGCACAAGAAAATGACCAGCGGGTTACAAAACTGGGCCGTTTCCTTCGCCAGACAAGAATAGACGAACTGCCGCAGCTAATAAATATAATCAAAGGAGACATGAGTATGGTGGGCCCAAGACCTGAGCGGCCTCATTTCGCCAAGCTGCACAAAGCACTCAGAGGCATCAGACTCGCTGTCAAACCGGGACTTACAGGACTTGCACAGATAAGAAGCTCCTACGACATAAAGCCCGAACACAAGAAGAAATACGATTACCTCTACATTCAGCGGCGCTCCGCACTGCTGAACATTTACCTGATGATCAAAACCCTTCCCATAATTTTGCTTCGCAAAGGTATCTAA
- a CDS encoding glycosyltransferase family 39 protein — protein MHAFNDLKIEKSGDSLKITILICVALAIGLYLIATTVVIAKDGVGYIEDAKDLAATGSLGSRVYGPGYPYMISAWYRVLGFVVMPDSLVGWTTAAQSVTLLCKIAAIIPLYFVGKLVVGAGKSFWAVLILLILPAPAKYGSDVLREWPYILFLGLGLLLLMLGSRRQNIWAFAGAGICAGVGQMIRPEAVLLMLVVGGWAVAVFAGLNQGTGKGKTALMALAALAGFAIPSIFYVKVGGDLVAPQLRGLFAVCQMNRNLSHVSGHLQWVCAQTQTGVLESSWEVLEVIGQTVNYVFVVPLLLGAAKSFRRGKDLLRDEWFFIWCLMGIYFGMLVLLHVTHGYVSSRHCLPMIAFAVFFVPVGGIDIAKWLHSKLNFASVRMYALFLLAAAIAVCLPRLFRPINFDKQQFLQAAEWLDENCPEDALIGVLDARLGFYSSRQWEVFVRDVPSDADYVAIEAKDYDRMENPSARRVKTFSGDAEKEGVYVYKLRAEEGG, from the coding sequence ATGCACGCTTTTAACGATCTGAAAATAGAGAAGTCTGGCGATTCACTCAAAATCACCATATTGATCTGTGTCGCACTTGCGATAGGTTTATATCTCATTGCGACAACCGTAGTTATAGCAAAAGACGGGGTTGGGTACATAGAGGATGCGAAAGATCTGGCTGCAACGGGCTCGCTAGGAAGCAGAGTGTACGGACCCGGATATCCCTACATGATAAGTGCATGGTATCGTGTGCTTGGTTTTGTCGTTATGCCAGACAGTCTGGTAGGCTGGACCACGGCTGCGCAGTCGGTTACCCTGCTTTGCAAGATTGCCGCAATTATCCCGTTGTATTTTGTGGGTAAATTGGTGGTGGGTGCGGGGAAGAGCTTCTGGGCAGTTTTAATACTGTTGATTTTGCCAGCCCCGGCGAAGTATGGAAGTGACGTACTCAGGGAGTGGCCTTACATTTTGTTTCTGGGTTTGGGACTGTTGCTTCTGATGCTTGGCAGCCGCAGACAGAACATCTGGGCTTTTGCTGGTGCGGGGATCTGCGCTGGAGTAGGTCAGATGATCCGTCCGGAGGCAGTGCTGTTGATGCTGGTTGTCGGGGGATGGGCGGTAGCTGTTTTTGCAGGACTAAATCAGGGAACCGGGAAAGGAAAGACGGCGTTGATGGCCTTAGCCGCCTTGGCGGGATTTGCTATTCCTTCTATTTTTTATGTGAAAGTAGGGGGCGACCTTGTTGCTCCGCAGTTGAGGGGCTTGTTTGCTGTTTGCCAGATGAATCGAAATCTATCGCATGTTTCGGGGCATTTGCAGTGGGTTTGTGCTCAGACACAGACTGGTGTGCTGGAAAGTTCATGGGAAGTGCTGGAAGTAATTGGGCAGACTGTAAATTACGTTTTTGTGGTACCGTTGCTGCTTGGGGCAGCAAAATCATTCAGACGAGGTAAAGACCTGCTTAGAGATGAATGGTTTTTCATCTGGTGTTTGATGGGCATTTACTTTGGCATGCTGGTGCTTCTGCACGTAACGCATGGGTATGTCAGCTCCAGGCATTGTCTGCCGATGATCGCATTTGCAGTGTTCTTTGTTCCTGTGGGCGGGATAGATATTGCTAAATGGCTGCACTCCAAGCTGAACTTTGCTTCTGTCCGGATGTATGCCCTGTTTCTTCTGGCTGCTGCAATCGCTGTTTGCTTGCCGCGACTGTTTCGGCCGATCAATTTCGATAAACAGCAGTTTTTACAGGCTGCAGAGTGGCTTGACGAAAACTGTCCGGAGGATGCGTTAATAGGGGTCCTGGATGCGAGGCTTGGGTTTTATTCAAGCCGCCAGTGGGAAGTTTTTGTGCGAGATGTTCCGTCAGACGCAGACTATGTTGCAATAGAGGCAAAGGATTACGACAGAATGGAAAATCCGTCTGCAAGGAGGGTGAAGACGTTTTCAGGTGATGCAGAAAAGGAGGGGGTGTATGTGTACAAGCTTAGAGCTGAGGAGGGGGGTTAG